Below is a genomic region from Nocardioides panacis.
GTCCGGCTGGGCGTCCGTCTCGACGCGGCGATGCCCACCGGGGTGAACCGCCAGGGGGTCGTGGTGGGCACCGGCTTCGACCAGGCCCGCCAGCAGCTGGTGGGCTGGTGGTGGTCCGCCGGAAGGGTGCACCTGCTGCCCGTGCGCCACGGGGACGTGGCGATGCCCGAGGCCATCGACGACCGCGGCCGCGTCGTGGGCGCCCTGGTCGCCGACGAGGACCACGCCGACGGCCCCGGGGCCGATGAGGACGAGCGGGCGGCGTTCTGGCCGCGGGTGACCTCCCTCCCGCGTGAGCTGCCGCCGCTGCCCGGTGACAGCGCCGCGCACGCCGCGGCGATCGCCGCGGACGGCACGGTGGGCGGGGTCTCCGTCGGCGAGGGCGGACGACCCGTCCTGTGGAAGGCGGGACGGGCGACCGGACTGCCCGGGCTGCGCGGCTCCTACGGCCAGGTCCGCGGCTTCGACGGCGTGGGCCGTCCGGTCGGCGACGCCCAGGGCTCCGGCGGGATGCACGCGGTGGTCTGGGCCCGCGCCGGGCAGCCCCGCGACCTCGGCACGCTGGCCGGCGGTCGGCACAGCGTGGCGATGTCCGGCGCGTCCGGTGACCCGGTGGGCTCCAGCGCCGACCCCGCTCCGGGCGGCGGCTCCTACGACGCTCCGGTGGTGTTCCGCGGCGGCCGGGCCCAGGGCCTGCCGCTGCCACGCGCCGGGGGCACCCGCGCGGTGGCCGGCACCGCCATCGACGCGGTCACCGTCGGCCGCACGCTCCGGGCCGTGGGCTACTCCGCCGACGCCGTCGGCACCCGACGCCCGACCGTCTGGAGGTGCGTCCGATGACGGCGCGGCGCCGGCGGCTCGAGGCGGTCCTGATCGTCCTCGCCCTCGCCCTGGTCCTGGCCTCCGCCGGTGCGCTGCTGCGCACCACCGACACCGCCTCCGCGGCGGCGCCGGTCTCCCTCGGCTTCGCCGGTGACACCGGCGGGAACAGCACCACCACCAAGGTCGTCGACGCGGCCCGCACCGCCGGCGTCGACACGTTCGTGAACCTCGGCGACATGTCCTACTCGCAGGTGACGCCCGAGTCCGCCTGGTGCAACCTGATCAGCGCGCACACCGGGACGATGCGCTACCAGCTCACCGTCGGCAACCACGAGGACCAGGACGGCCCCGACGGGATCTGGTCGAACTTCGCCTCCTGCCTGCCGGACCGGACCGCGGCGAGCGGGTCCTACCCCCGGCAGTACTACTCCGACTTCCCGCAGTCCCAGCCGCTGGTCCGCACGATCGTGGTGTCCCCGAAGCTCATCTTCAACGAGGGCAGCAGCTACTGGTCCTACAAGCCGGGCACGCAGGGCTACACGTTCGTGTCGTCGGCCATCGACAGCGCCCGGGCGGCCGGCATCCCGTTCGTCGTCGTCGCGATGCACATGTACTGCCTGTCCCTGGTGGACTTCCCCTGCGCGGCGAGCCCGGACCTGATGAACCTGCTGTTCCAGAAGAAGGTCGACGTCTACCTGCAGGCCCACGACCATGGCTACGCGCGGTCCAAGCAGCTCGCGCTGAGCTCCTCGTGCACGTCCATCAAGGTCGGCGCCTTCAACCCCGCCTGCGTCGCGGACGCGAGCCCCACGTCGTCGTACGCCAGCGGCAGGGGGACCGTGCTGGCCACGGTCGGCTCCGGCGGCCGCTCGCTGAACAAGGAGAACCCCAACAAGATCGAGGGGCCCTACTTCCAGAGCTACATGGGCACCAACAACAACCCGACCTACGGGTTCCTGAAGCTGGACGTCTCGAGCACGGCGCTCACCGGCACCTTCGTGCGGGCCTCGGGCGGCAGCTACAGCGACCAGTTCACGATCACCCGTTCGGGGGCCACCGCGACCAGCACGGCGACCGCGACCAGCACGGCGACCGCGACGTCGACCGCGACCGCCACCCAGACAGCGACCCAGACGGCCTCCAGCACCGCGACCAGCACCGCGACCGGCGGGCCCGCCCAGACGCTGCTCCCGGTGGCCGACTCGTGGACCGGCAGCGACCTGCCCACGACCACGCACGGCTCCGAGACGGCGCTGTACGTGGACGGGTCGCCGGTGAAGACGACGTACCTGAAGTACGACCTCTCCGCGCTCGCCGGCCGCACCGTCGTGGGGGCGGCGCTCAGCTTCACCACCACGACCGGCACGTCGAGCGGCTCCCCGGACACCACGTCCGTGCGCTCGGTCGCGGACACCTCGTGGACGGAGGCCGCGCTGACCTACACCAACCGCCCCGCCGTGGGTGCGGCGCTCGGTTCGGTCAGCGGGACCGCTCCGAACACGACGTACACCGTGCAGATCCCGCCGAGCCTCGTCCAGGGCTCGCTGGGCCGGCAGATGTCGCTGGCGCTGGACAGCCCCGGTGGGGACGCGTTCTACATCAACTCACGGGAGTCGGCCGGCGCACCGGCGAAGCTGGTCCTGACGCTGCAGTGACCCGCTCGCGGACGCTGACCAGCAGCCAGGTCATCGCCGCCGAGAGCAGCGAGGCACCGAGCAGGTGCACCGCGACCAGCACGACGGGCAGGTCGGTGAAGTACTGCACGAAGCCCACCAGGCCCTGCGCGAGCTCGACGACGAGGAGCACGGTCGCGGCCCTGCGGACGGCCGCGGGGGCGTCCGCGCTCCGCAGCACCAGCACCGCGGCGACCGTCAGACCGACCAGCAGGAACACCAGGTCGGTGTGCAGCTGGGTCAGCGAGCGCGGGTCGAGGCCGTTGCGCGGGGCGTGCACGTCGCCGGCGTGCGGGCCGCTGCCGGTCACCACGGTGCCGACGTACAGCACCGCCCAGCCGGTGACGAAGACCGCCCGGGTCAGCCAGACCACGCCGGAGGGCACCAGCGGCAGGGCCGGGCCGTCGCCCTCGTCGAGCCGGCGGATCAGCACCACCGAGAGCCCGACCATCGCCAGGGACACCAGCAGGTGGAACGACACGATCCAGGGGTTCAGGTCGGTCAGCACGGTGATGCCGCCGATGACCGCCTGCGCGGGCACCCCGAGGGCCAGCAGGAACGCCAGCCTCCGGACCGCGCGGCGACCGTAGCGCCAGGCGATCACCAGGGTCGCGATCGCCACCGCGGCCACCACGAAGGTGAGCATCCGGTTGCCGAACTCGATCGCGCTGTGGATGCCGAGCGCCCGGTGCGGCACGAACGACCGGTCCGTGCAGCGCGGCCAGGTGGGGCAGCCCAGCCCGGAGCCGGTCAGCCGCACGACGCCGCCGGTGACGACGATCAGCACGTTCACCACCAGCGACGCCACGGCCGCCGGTCGCATCCATCGGGTCACGGTCACTCCCACGTGAAGGTCCTCGCGGTCAGGGCGGTGCCGACGGCGGTCCAGCCGGCCAGCACGAGCAGGGGTACGACGGGGAAGCCGGCGTCGAGGAACGCGGTCCGCATGCCGGCGCCGAGGGCCCCCGACGGCAGCAGCGAGAGCACGCCCGCGGCGGGACCGTAGGAGGTCGCGGGGAACACGACGGCACCGCCGGCCATCAGCAGCAGGTAGACCAGGTTGGCCGCCGCCAGGGTGGCCTCGGCCCGCAGCGCGCCGGCGACGAACAGGCCGAGGGAGGCGAACGCCGCGGTGCCGAGCAGCGTGCAGGCCAGTGCCCCGAGCAACCCGGCGAAGGACACCGCCGGCGACCAGCCGAGCAGCGCGGCCGCCCCGCCGATGACCACGAACTGGAGCACCTCGACGACGAGCAGCGCGCCGATCTTGCCGGCGAGCAGGCCGGACCGGGGGAGCGGTGAGGAGCCGAGCCGCTTGAGCACCCCGTAGCGGCGCTCGAAGCCGGTCGCGATGGCCAGCGAGGTGAAGCTCGTCGACATCACCGCGAGCGCCAGGATGCCGGGCGTCAGCGTGTCCACCGGGCTGTGGGAGAAGGTCAGGTCGAAGTGCTTGGCCGCGGAGATCCCGCCGACCAGCACGATCAGCGGGATGACCACCGCGAGCAGCAGCTGCTCGCCGTTGCGCAGGATCAGCCGGGTCTCCATCCGGGCCTGCGCGAGCACCATCCGCGGCAGCGGGGCGGCGCCCGGCATGGGGGCGAAGGTCATACGGCCAGCTCTCGTCCGGTGATCTGCAGGAAGACGTCCTCGAGGGTGCGCTGGCCGAGCGTCATCGACTCGGGCAGCACGCCGTGCTCCTCGCACCACGCGGACACCTTGGCCAGCGTGCTGGCGTCGGCGGGCCCGGTGATCAGCAGGCTCTGCGCGGTGATCGTCGCGACGTCGGTGCCCGGCCCGAGCGTGGCCTGCAGCGAGGCCGGGGCGGCGGGCGGGAACGGCTCGGTGACCACCAGGCGGATGGTGCTGGTGCCCGCGCGGGTCAGCTCGCCGGGGCTGCCGGAGGCGATCAGCCGGCCGCGGTCGATGACGTGCACCTGGTCGGCGAGCCGCTCGGCCTCGTCCATGTAGTGGGTGGTCAGCACGATCGTCACGCCGTCGGCACGCAGCTCGGCCAGCAGGTCCCAGGTGTCGCGGCGGGCCTGCGGGTCCATGCCGGCGGTGGGCTCGTCGACGAAGACCAGCTCCGGCCGCCCGACGACCGCCATCGCGAGCGCGAGCCGCTGCTGCTGGCCACCGGACAGCCGCCGGTACGCCGTGCGTCCGCACGACCCCAGGCCGAGCCGGTCGACCAGCATCGGCACCGGCAGCGGGTGCGCGTGCAGGCTGGCGATGTGCTCGAGCATCTCCACGGCCCGTACCCCGGACCAGGCGCCGCCGTTCTGCAGCATCACCCCGATCCGGGGGAGCAGCTCGCGGCGCTGCGCCTGCGGGTCGAGCCCGAGCACCCGGACCCGGCCGTGCTGGGGCTTGCGGTAGCCCTCGCAGGTCTCCAGGGTGGTGGTCTTCCCGGCCCCGTTGGGCCCCAGGACGGCGGTGATGCTGCCGGTCGCCACGCTCAGGCTCAGCCCGTCGACGGCCGTCTTGGCGCCGTACGCCATCCGCAGGTCCTCGACGACCACCGCGGACTCGGGGCGCGGTTCGACGGCGGAGCGGGGGGGCGGTCACGTCCTCAGTCTAGGAACCCGGGTCGGGTGCTCCGGCGAGCGCCCCGGGCAGGTAAGGGGATCCTTATTTGAAACTGCCGCACCAATAACGACACAATGATGTTGTGGAAATCCACGAGGCAGTCGACTCCCCCACCCGCGAGCGGGTGGCCCGGACGTTGCTCGAGCTCGGCCCCAGCACGGCGGCCGTTCTCGCGGAGCGTCTGGAGCTGACCCCTGCCGCCATCCGTCGCCACCTCGACCAGATGCTGGCCGAGGGTGCGATCGAGGCCCGCGAGCCGCGGGTCTACGGCGCCCGGGGCCGGGGCCGGCCGGCCAAGGTCTTCGCGATCACCGACGCGGGCCGCGACCGGTTCGACCAGCAGTACGACGACCTCGCCGTCCAGGCGCTGCGGTTCCTGGAGGAGACCGGCGGGGACGCGGCCGTGCTGGAGTTCGCCCGTCGCCGGGTCGCCGGCATCGAGACGCACTACGACGCCATCGTCGCGGGGGAGCCCGGCATCGCGCCCTCCCAGGCGCTGGCCCGGGCGCTCACCCAGGGTGGCTACGCTGCATCGGTCCGTCAGGGGCCGGTCGGCGAGCAGCTCTGCCAGCAGCACTGCCCGGTCTCCCACGTGGCCCACGAGTTCCCCCAGCTCTGCGAGGCCGAGACCGAGGTCATCTCCAAGGTCCTCGGCCGGCACGTCCAGCGGCTGGCCACGATCGCCCACGGCGACGGGGTGTGCACCACCTGCATCCCTGCCGCCAGAACCACGTCACCGTCGCACCAGTCACAGGCACAGGAGAGGTTGACTTCATGACCACCATCGACCAGCGCAACCCCGAGCTCGAGGGCATCGGGCGCTACGAGTTCGGTTGGTCCGACTCCGACACCGCCGGCGCCACCGCCCAGCGCGGCCTCAGCGAGGACGTGGTGCGCAACATCTCGAACCTCAAGAGCGAGCCGCAGTGGATGCTCGACATGCGTCTGAAGGGCCTCAAGCTCTTCCACCGCAAGCCGATGCCCACCTGGGGCGGCGAGCTCGAGACGATCGACTTCGACAACATCAAGTACTTCGTCCGCTCGACCGAGAAGCAGGCGGCGACCTGGGACGACCTCCCCGCGGACATCAAGAACACCTACGACAAGCTCGGCATCCCCGAGGCGGAGAAGCAGCGTCTGGTCTCCGGTGTCGCCGCGCAGTACGAGTCCGAGGTCGTCTACCACCAGATCCGCGAGGACCTGGAGGAGCAGGGCGTGATCTTCGTCGACACCGACACCGCGCTGCGCGAGCACGAGGAGATCTTCAAGGAGTACTTCGGCACCGTCATCCCGACCGGTGACAACAAGTTCTCCGCGCTGAACACCTCGGTCTGGTCCGGCGGCTCGTTCATCTACGTCCCCAAGGGCGTGCACGTGGACATCCCGCTGCAGGCCTACTTCCGGATCAACACCGAGAACATGGGCCAGTTCGAGCGCACGCTGATCATCGTCGACGAGGACGCCTACGTGCACTACGTCGAGGGCTGCACGGCGCCGATCTACAGCTCGGACTCGCTGCACTCCGCGGTCGTCGAGATCATCGTGAAGAAGGGCGGCCGCTGCCGCTACACGACGATCCAGAACTGGTCGAACAACGTCTACAACCTGGTGACCAAGCGCGCGACCTGCGAGGCCGGCGCCACCATGGAGTGGGTCGACGGCAACATCGGCTCCAAGCTGACGATGAAGTACCCCGCCGTCTACCTGATGGGCGAGCACGCCCGGGGCGAGACGCTGTCCATCGCCTTCGCCGGCGAGGGCCAGCACCAGGACGCGGGCGCCAAGATGGTGCACGCGGCCCCGCACACCTCGAGCTCGATCATCTCCAAGTCCGTGGCGCGCGGCGGCGGTCGCACGTCGTACCGCGGGCTCGTCCAGGTCAACGAGGGCGCCCACCACTCCGCGAGCATCGTGAAGTGCGACGCGCTGCTGGTCGACCAGATCAGCCGCTCGGACACCTACCCCTACGTCGACGTCCGCGAGGACGACGTGTCGATGGCCCACGAGGCGACCGTCTCGAAGGTCTCCGACGACCAGCTCTTCTACCTGATGAGCCGGGGCATGGAGGAGGACGAGGCGATGGCGATGATCGTCCGCGGCTTCGTGGAGCCGATCGCCAAGGAGCTCCCGATGGAGTACGCCCTCGAGCTCAACCGGCTCATCGAGCTGCAGATGGAAGGCGCGGTCGGCTGACCTGCCCACCCCGTCCGACCTCCCCGAACCCGAAAGCGAAGTAGTGACTGTTACCGAGAGCCCTGCCGTCGCAGGCGCGGTGGAGACGACCACCAAGCTGGCGTCCCACCTGCACCCTGTCGCGTCCTTCGACCTCGACGACCACCCGATGCCCACCGGCCGCGAGGAGGTCTGGCGCTTCACGCCGCTCAAGCGGCTGCGCGGCGCGCTGGACGACGTCGCGGGCGACACCGACGCGGTGACCTACGACGTCACCGGCGCCGAGGGCCTGCACGTCGGCACGCTGGCCCCGGGGAGGCCCCCCGGGGCAGCGCCCTGGTGCCGGGTGACCGGGCGGCGGCCGTCGCCTCGAAGAACACCGAGAAGGCGCTGCACGTGAAGGTGCCGGCCGACACGGTGGTCGACGAGCCCGTGCACGTGGTGGTCACCGGTGCCGCGGACCTGCGCAGCAACGCGCACCACGTCCTCGAGGTCGGCACCCACGCCAACGTCACGTTCGTGCTGGAGCACCGCGGGTCCGGCATCCACGCCGGCAACCTCGAGGTGATCGTCGGGGACGGCGCCAACGTCTCGGTGATCAGCATCCAGGACTGGGACGACGACGCCGTGCACGTCGGCCAGCACGAGGCCCTCGTCGGCCGGGCTGCGACGTACCGGCACGTGTGCATCTCCTTCGGTGGCGACACCGTCCGGCTGAACTCCACCGTCCGGTACGACGGACCGGGTGGCGAGGCCGAGATGCTCGGCCTGTACTTCGCCGACGCCGGCCAGCACCTCGAGCACCGGCTGTTCGTCGACCACAACGCGCCCAAGACGCGCAGCAACGTCGACTACAAGGGCGCGCTGCAGGGCGAGGGCGCGCACGCCGTGTGGATCGGCGACGTGCTGATCCGCAAGGTCGCCGAGGGCATCGAGACCTACGAGTCCAACCGCAACCTGGTGCTCACCGACGGCTGCCGCGCCGACTCGGTCCCGAACCTCGAGATCGAGACCGGCGAGATCGAGGGCGCGGGCCACGCGTCCACGACCGGCCGCTTCGACGACGCGCAGCTGTTCTACCTGCAGGCGCGCGGGATCCCCGAGGAGGAGGCCCGCCGGCTGGTGGTGCACGGTTTCTTCGCCGACATCATCCGCAAGATCGGCGTCCCGAACATCGAGGAGAAGCTGCTCGCGACCGTCGAGGCCGAGCTGGAGAAGAACGTCACCAAGCAGGTGGGCGGGGCGGCGTCATGACGTTCACCCGCGCCTGCGGCGTCTCCGACGTGGCGCCCGGCACGGCCCTCGCGGTCGACGTCGACGGCACCGACGTGGCGCTCGTGCACGAGGGCGACGACTGGTACGCCGTCGCCGACGAGTGCTCGCACGCCGCGAT
It encodes:
- a CDS encoding CBM96 family carbohydrate-binding protein, whose amino-acid sequence is MTARRRRLEAVLIVLALALVLASAGALLRTTDTASAAAPVSLGFAGDTGGNSTTTKVVDAARTAGVDTFVNLGDMSYSQVTPESAWCNLISAHTGTMRYQLTVGNHEDQDGPDGIWSNFASCLPDRTAASGSYPRQYYSDFPQSQPLVRTIVVSPKLIFNEGSSYWSYKPGTQGYTFVSSAIDSARAAGIPFVVVAMHMYCLSLVDFPCAASPDLMNLLFQKKVDVYLQAHDHGYARSKQLALSSSCTSIKVGAFNPACVADASPTSSYASGRGTVLATVGSGGRSLNKENPNKIEGPYFQSYMGTNNNPTYGFLKLDVSSTALTGTFVRASGGSYSDQFTITRSGATATSTATATSTATATSTATATQTATQTASSTATSTATGGPAQTLLPVADSWTGSDLPTTTHGSETALYVDGSPVKTTYLKYDLSALAGRTVVGAALSFTTTTGTSSGSPDTTSVRSVADTSWTEAALTYTNRPAVGAALGSVSGTAPNTTYTVQIPPSLVQGSLGRQMSLALDSPGGDAFYINSRESAGAPAKLVLTLQ
- a CDS encoding COX15/CtaA family protein, with the protein product MTRWMRPAAVASLVVNVLIVVTGGVVRLTGSGLGCPTWPRCTDRSFVPHRALGIHSAIEFGNRMLTFVVAAVAIATLVIAWRYGRRAVRRLAFLLALGVPAQAVIGGITVLTDLNPWIVSFHLLVSLAMVGLSVVLIRRLDEGDGPALPLVPSGVVWLTRAVFVTGWAVLYVGTVVTGSGPHAGDVHAPRNGLDPRSLTQLHTDLVFLLVGLTVAAVLVLRSADAPAAVRRAATVLLVVELAQGLVGFVQYFTDLPVVLVAVHLLGASLLSAAMTWLLVSVRERVTAASGPASPVRRPTPVS
- a CDS encoding ABC transporter permease, with product MTFAPMPGAAPLPRMVLAQARMETRLILRNGEQLLLAVVIPLIVLVGGISAAKHFDLTFSHSPVDTLTPGILALAVMSTSFTSLAIATGFERRYGVLKRLGSSPLPRSGLLAGKIGALLVVEVLQFVVIGGAAALLGWSPAVSFAGLLGALACTLLGTAAFASLGLFVAGALRAEATLAAANLVYLLLMAGGAVVFPATSYGPAAGVLSLLPSGALGAGMRTAFLDAGFPVVPLLVLAGWTAVGTALTARTFTWE
- a CDS encoding ABC transporter ATP-binding protein, yielding MVVEDLRMAYGAKTAVDGLSLSVATGSITAVLGPNGAGKTTTLETCEGYRKPQHGRVRVLGLDPQAQRRELLPRIGVMLQNGGAWSGVRAVEMLEHIASLHAHPLPVPMLVDRLGLGSCGRTAYRRLSGGQQQRLALAMAVVGRPELVFVDEPTAGMDPQARRDTWDLLAELRADGVTIVLTTHYMDEAERLADQVHVIDRGRLIASGSPGELTRAGTSTIRLVVTEPFPPAAPASLQATLGPGTDVATITAQSLLITGPADASTLAKVSAWCEEHGVLPESMTLGQRTLEDVFLQITGRELAV
- a CDS encoding helix-turn-helix transcriptional regulator yields the protein MEIHEAVDSPTRERVARTLLELGPSTAAVLAERLELTPAAIRRHLDQMLAEGAIEAREPRVYGARGRGRPAKVFAITDAGRDRFDQQYDDLAVQALRFLEETGGDAAVLEFARRRVAGIETHYDAIVAGEPGIAPSQALARALTQGGYAASVRQGPVGEQLCQQHCPVSHVAHEFPQLCEAETEVISKVLGRHVQRLATIAHGDGVCTTCIPAARTTSPSHQSQAQERLTS
- the sufB gene encoding Fe-S cluster assembly protein SufB, yielding MTTIDQRNPELEGIGRYEFGWSDSDTAGATAQRGLSEDVVRNISNLKSEPQWMLDMRLKGLKLFHRKPMPTWGGELETIDFDNIKYFVRSTEKQAATWDDLPADIKNTYDKLGIPEAEKQRLVSGVAAQYESEVVYHQIREDLEEQGVIFVDTDTALREHEEIFKEYFGTVIPTGDNKFSALNTSVWSGGSFIYVPKGVHVDIPLQAYFRINTENMGQFERTLIIVDEDAYVHYVEGCTAPIYSSDSLHSAVVEIIVKKGGRCRYTTIQNWSNNVYNLVTKRATCEAGATMEWVDGNIGSKLTMKYPAVYLMGEHARGETLSIAFAGEGQHQDAGAKMVHAAPHTSSSIISKSVARGGGRTSYRGLVQVNEGAHHSASIVKCDALLVDQISRSDTYPYVDVREDDVSMAHEATVSKVSDDQLFYLMSRGMEEDEAMAMIVRGFVEPIAKELPMEYALELNRLIELQMEGAVG